agggaccatgacatgtGGTACATCACCCAATAAGTGGTAAATGTAATTGTATACGGTACCGGTAAATGACACATTCCAACATTTCCAGAAGGCACATGAAGGGCAACTAATTTTATagagattgtttttctttgttagcCTTTTTATATACCCCCTGACAACAGCTAACAAGCGTTGGGTGCCTTAACTACTCTGCTGTAATTAAAGCAATTTGTGCCTTTAGCTATTGGTgataaaataagtgaaaataaaagtggAAAGAATCAggacatcaaatcaaatcaaatcacttttattgtcacatcacatgtgcaggcacactggcacagcacatgcgagtgaaattcttgtgtgcgagccccacaagcaacagagatgtgcaaacacaacaacacaaacgagcaaaatacaagaatggccaacctgaaactaataaatatatgtacaatatataatagtgtatgcatttctggatgtgtatactaaatattttcctacgtgtgtgtgtgtgtgtgtgtgtgtgtgtgtgtgtgtgtatacacatttttacaaattaaatagtaaaaaataaaaaataaaaaaataataaaataataataacaataatgataataataataataataaaatatacagagttgaatatgtgcaaaacaagtggcatttatatacagtgtggagtgcataatgttgaagttccagtagtgaagctgaggtgtctatgacgtgttcagcagtctgatggcctgatggaaaaagctgtctctcagtctgctggtacgggaccggatgctgcagaacctccttcctgatggaagcagtctgaacagtttatggctggggtgactggagtccttgatgatcctccccgctttcctcaggcagcgcttcctgtagatgtcttggagggagggaagctcacctccaattatccgttcagagcaccgcactactcgctggagacaTGCACTAAGAGTAGAGGTACCTCAGAAATACGCTTAATTATATCCTTATATAGTGTTTGATACACATGCATGTTACGACCCagctcaaaagccgcaacataaaaaaggagacaAATACCGTTTGTcagaagaggttttttttttcttaaaatggaataccaggttggctaaaatggctggtgccaccaaggcaaagacaagTGAGCTCCCTggaagcttgcctcaggtatgcttttatccacacctgactaggtgtggccaattagcaccagctgaacacaTTGAGGAGATTAGcggctgcagagggacgtaacaatGCAATCATCAACACAGCAGGTCACACAGCCTTCCTGGTGCTGTACTGTTTCTCTCCATATGAACAGACTTTGAAGGAAACCAGACACAatcaaagcattaaaaaaacacttctTGTTTGAAGCTTCTTGTTTTATTGGTTTACAGCATTGATTCAAAGGTGATTTCTTGGTTCTTACAGACAGAGATCAACAGCAAAGACCTCTCAGCAGCTACatgaaatattcacattttttaataagGTAGGACACACATAATCAATCGGTCGGTACTGAAGTCCTCTCTTCAttgttcattatttatttgcttcaaTATGATGAGTTGAGTTTCTGTGGTGATGGCACAGAGATTCAGACACGTCATTAAAGTAAAAATGCAAACAGCTGTAACTTGTACAGACTTTGCAGTCAGGTTTGCAGAGAttcaacacagaaaaataattcAAGCTTTAGAGGGGCTTCTCTCAAATGTCTGACTCAGTGGAACGTCTAGATACATTTAAAGAAACTTTTAGAATTTCTTAGAGATCGGTTAGCAATGCCCTAGGAACATCTAGGATAAACTATGTATTCACTGACAAAGGTCACTGAGGTTTTTGCAGTCTCTCAtaatttgcatggaagatgctgaGCTGGCTGCAAACACTCACCATTTACTCTCTGAGTAAGtgcaacagaaacagaaaatgttcCCTTATAAAGTAAAACTTTAAATGTGATGATAACATTAGTAAGACAAAGCCTTTACTTAGAAGGTGAAGAATCTCCATTTCCAGTTTGTGGCACacttttttcacagtttcattaCAGTTCAGAGAGCCGTTAACAAGTTATTTCTAGACAAGTTCAAACTTCTGGCAACCTGCTAGTAACCAAAGCAGTTATCAGTGCAGCACTGTATACCCGTTTGTGACCAATTTCTTGTCAACTGACAGTCAGGGAGCACACATTTTTCCACAGCGACCAGTGGTTGTACTCTCTGATGTGTCCCTAGTATTGTGGGACAGAGCCCTTAAAAATTAAGTACCTTGAGGGATACAATGTCCCGTCATGAGAGCAGTGTTTCCAGAGTAAATTTAAATAATGCCCATTTGGTGCCACTTGGACACCAACAAGAGAAACCTGTCCTTTTCATGTCTTAAAGAGACCTTGATGTGAGCCAGCCACAGGAATGACTGTACAGTAGTGTCTGAAACGAACAGACCCCAAAGGTTCAACAGCAGCATCTTAGAGCAGTGTTTTTCAAACCCGCCATTCATACTGTATGTGTCACTGATGTGgtgacaaacaaaataaatttgcAGGGCACAAAATCTTTGAAAACCACTAATGCTCTGGTCCACTAACATAATTGGCTAACAACAAACAACTAGGATTATAATtcaggtgtgagtgtgtgagcatctaaacagaaaagcttTAATGCCAAAATGTACTCCTAGGATCTCATTTGAAAGGAAACATCTTCTATTTTCTGAAAATGTCCTGTTTGTGTGAATGAAACTAAACTCACACCTAACTTTAGCTGAGTTGCTGATGACCTGGTGGATGAAGCTAACCAACTATGCAGTAGTTAACGATGCATAAAGTGCCTGAATAAGGCTTAAATGTGTTCACATATGCAGCAGCTAGTTAGATGTCTTCTGTGGTAGCAAAATGTATGTGGACACACAGGATATGGGACTGTTTGGGTACTCCTCTAACTCAGTTGTGGTAAAGGTCTCATCAGGACTCTGAGGCTGGTATCCACTAAAGCTTCTGATGAAAGGTATTCCCTCATGGACCTCGGGCCCTGATTTGACTTCACGGTCCACACTTTGCAATACCAGGTTGTACGATGGGTTGTACAACGGATTAGGAAATACGCCATTGATTGGAGAAGATGGCAAGCCTGGCTGAGATGTGAGGCCTGTAGTGGGTAAAGTGAGACATGGCTGGGATTTCTTCAGAGGCTTATTGTAGTAACCTTTGGGAGTCTGAGAGAAGGTAAAAGGCTTGTAGTCCTGGTCAACCTCAGGCTGTGGTGGTCTGAATTGATCATGTAGCTTAGGAATATCCAAGACCTCTCTGTAGTAACTCTGATCAAAATGAAGATGATGACTCGTATGTTCATcctgaaaaacagagaaaatgaccTCACATTCACAGGAAAGATATCTTGGTGCTTAGAGATTAGGATAATGGACTATACAAGGAAATCAACAAATAACTGAATAGTAGAATATCCTGATATATAGATGCATCATTAGCTGGCCAATGCTACATGATATAGTACTGGCCATCTCAACTTACTGGTAATGTCAGCCACTGGTCGGTCAGCACTGGCTTTGGGATTGGAGGATAGACTTTGTGTTTGATGCTGTTGGGTCAAAGAATGCatcaaaatttaaacaaaaccaattaTTGGAAGCAAAAGTGACaaatttcacagaaaataaatgtgcattGCTTACCATGCCCATTGTCTGTAGCAGATAATTGTGCTGACAGACAGAATAAGAAAAACTGCTCCCAGGGATATCAAGATCAGCATTATCAGTTGATCAGCTGGTGAAAACAATGAACCGCATCGagtaaatcaaagaaaatgacaaatgttGACAGTCTTACTAAAGAAAATAGTCCATATGGGGAAATAATTAACCTACCCGGGGGATTCAAGGTGACATTGATGGATGAATTACCACAAAGTCCAAATGCTGTTGATGCTGTCACCGTGAAGGTGTACATActgatgttcaggttctttgCAGTGAGGCTGGTGGCTTCAGGATCATCTAAATCAACACAGAGTGACCGCCATTATTACAACATAGATACATGTTTACGATCATCGGGCAACACTGGAGACTTACTTTATTTATCTCAGTCCCAAGCTAATCTTTGTGTGTGGAGAAACAAAACCAGGACTTTGTTATCAGTAGAGAAACTTAATAGTGTGATTAAGTGTGTCATCGTCCGAGTGACAATCAATTTGTAAACGACACGTCGGCAACATGTTTCAGTTAACACCTTAATACTACAAAAGATGCAAGAAAAAACTTGATGTACAGCAAATCAGTTGAAGACataatttttgacattttttagtATAAAAGACTTTCAAACGAATCTGATATTTTCTGCCACCAATTTGAAGAGTTATAGCCCTTAATATTTCATCCAATTACAACCATAAAACAGGCATGGTTTGTTTTACGTTTGTGCCACAAGGGGTTGTTATTTCCATTTGTTAGATCTGGCATTATTAACAGTTTCTAAGTCCAAGATAATGGAAAAAAGTGGCATCATGGTCAAATTAACCCAATAAAATCATCATATGCCAGGAGGTAAACACTAACGATGGATTAAAATCAGCTAACAGAGCACCTATGGAAAAGTGCTGATCCTTTGACTTCTAAGAACCTGGCGCATCAATTGATTCATTTCAAAACCATACATAGAACAAACATTACACCCTATAGGAGGTTCCAGATGAAACTACAGGCTACGTATCACTGTCACATCTGCAATGATTCGTCACCAGGCACGTTTTTGCACATGTTTTGGGACTGTCCTGTTGTATCCAATTTTTGGGTCTTTGTGAACTCTGTGTTATCTGAGGTGCTGGACGTTTTTTATATTCCCAATCCTGGTCTTTGTCTCCTTAATGATACCTCTGAAATCtccttaaaacaaatacaatgcaAAATGTTGTTCGCTGGATTCACATCCGCAAAGAAGACTATTACAAAGCAATGGTTCAGTCCTGACATTTGTATGGAATCATTCTGGATACGATGTCTTATCCGTGTTATTAATTTTGAACATACCacagcaaaattaaataaagctcgACCCACGACTGTTGAAGTTTGGAAAATCTTCTCATCCAAAGTTATCTCCTGGAACAGGCACTAACTGTTTttgactgtgtttttgtgttttttctttgctgtcccTATGCCTTGTGACCAATGTTTGCTTTGCTACTGCAGTTTACAGATGTGCTGTATATGtctgtacccccccccccccccccaaccccgttttaaatcaataaaatgttgatcacaaaaaaaaaaagtgctgatcCTATACTTAATGTCCAGACTGAAATCTTAGCTGGCCTGAGTGAGTATGCCTTCATACTGTACCTGTGCTCACGTTAAAAACGTTCCCGCTCTTGTCCTGGTAGTAGAGAATATATCCATGGATGGAAGCAGTCTGCTTTTCCAGAGGTATGGGCTCCCAGGATACCTCAACAGCCGAGTCTTCCTGTTTGTATTTGAGTTTAAACAGCTCGACTCCTATTTCTGGAAAGATGTGACATGCATAAAATACACTGCTGATTGAACCATCGCATTTTGTGAGAAATCACTGAATCAGTCTTACTGGTCTCTCTGATGTAGCCCTTTCTTCTCTGTAGTAGCACCGCAGCTCCCTCAGTGCAGGCGTATATGGACAGCAGGTATCTCCGaccatcttcaaagttctctggaacaacaaaaggagCTGTGCTGAAACAGATGCAAATATGATCTGCAACAGTTTTGTAGGCAAAGATGAGGACGTACTTGAAAAAACTGTGGTATGAGTTCTGTTGGGAGGCACTTTCATCCACTCGAAGGTGCAATTACCGAAGACTGGACACCAGTCCACTATGTAGCCACAGCTGGCGTTAGGACTATCAGGCCAGGACAGGAAGAAGCTACCATTGCTGCCACTGATCCAGGAGGTCTTCACCTCGGATGTATCTGAAAAAGACTCTttaaaattagattttacaACATACTCCACTTAAAAAAGGAAGAGGTTAAATCAGTATATATAGTTAAACCTTGAGAATTTTTCATgggttttaaaaacagtttcatgCACTTTTAAGGCATTTAGCTTCCCTTTGCAGACcaataaaatgtgcaaaaatgtacATACTCATCATGACTTGGATATATAGAATATAAACAACAATTACAAATTTGTATACTTATAATAGATATAATCTCAATCATGTGATCATGAAAACTGCTATTCCTTTTCTGCAAAGAAAACCTTTTGCTTACAGCCTTCTGCACAGATTAGATAAAATCAAACCTCTTCCCCAAATGGAAATCAAAGTGAGCTTATCTGTAATGTGTGGTGCTCTGTTAGCTTCATACCTAGATTGCTGCGGGGGATGATGATGGTCGATGGTGATGAGCTGCCGTTTATGTTTCTAGCCGTGACAGTGACCATGTACTCCTCACTGGGGTCCAGCGTGAGTGTAAGACTGTGATTGCTTCTGGACACGTTGGTTTGGTTTGACTGATTTTTGTCTTTGGTCTTTGCCCAGGACACTTTGTAGTCAAAGATTTCTCCATGGCTCTGATTGGTCAGTGGCACCTGTGGAGACGTAACATCAAGACCTGAAATGGTAACAGTGTCCTCTGAAACATCACTTTCTAACTGTATAAGATGTTGCACTGATATTTTGTCAAATAGATTTAATAAAGATATTTTTTATTGCATCAAgttgtgaggaaaaaaatgaatccaACATGCAAGTACCAAAAGCTCTAGTTCTTCTAAAGACCACTTGAGGCTGTCTCCAAAAGTCAGTTTCCAGATTTAGACCTTACCAAGAGGCCTCATAAAAGCCTTGTAAAAGCCAACTTGGACTCACCTTCCAGGAGATTACAGCCTGGTCTGCCTTCACCTTCATCCACACGTCAAGAGCATCTGGAACTGTGGTGCAACCAGACAAACGACATCTGTTACATTCACAAACCTTTTAGGTCTttatcttaaaatattttttattttaagattaaaataaagtcttaaaataaaaactacttaCCATCACCCTTCGTGCAGATTTTGACACTTTTGCTCCAGTCACCCCATTTCCAGAAATGCTGTGCTGTTCCACATCGGACCCTCACAACATAGTCCCAGTATGGTATCAAGTCCTTGATGACTGCAGCTGTGAGGCCAACTCCAATGTTTTCAGTCTACAAGGACAAAAATTATGTTAGCTGACTTCAGTGaagacttttactttgaaaagccAATACCTTAGCTTCCTTTTTAATCTACTCACTTTGGTATTAGAGTTTCCATCACTGACATCTACTTGGCATGTGATGTTGAGATTACTGTACTTCTGCACAGTCCAGCTCCATTTCAGACTGATGTTTCTGGGGTTCACAGTTGAAGCTGCCACTTTGTCTGGAGCAACCATGTGCACTAAAACAAGAGATCACAACAATCAGCTGATCTTAAggattaaaaataatcatttaaccAAATTTTATTCAAAGCTTTACCTCTTTTGGTCAGGTCCGCGTTGTCATGGATCTCGAGCTTTCCCAGCCGATTAGTTGCTGTTAAGGTCCAGTTCCTCTCAGCTGCATCCAGCTTTACTTTTTGCGAGCATTTACCTGAACGTCCATTGATGCATGAGCTAAAATGTAAAAGATATACACCGCTATTACTAAATATTtacaactaaataaatacagaggCTAGCAGGACTGCACATTCACTAGGAAGCAAAGTAAGAGTAcgttttaaatttgtcattgaCTGAACTCCTTATTGCTTAATCAATAATGTTTGGTGCTTTAAAGTTTAGTCTATAGATcccaaaatgtttttgctttgatgGTCTTTTAAATCAGAGCATTTCTCTCAACTGCTTGAAACTACTTTTATAAATATTcaggtttttgggttttttaagaACTCTGGTGACGAGGTGTAATGTGTGCAGTTTTCACTGCAAATCATATAAAGTGAAATTAAAGAAGAATAGCCCTGAAAACAACTCCACTGTGATTTCATCAAGGACGTTCTCTTTGTAAACTCACTTTGACTTTTGACCTATATGGCATTACATACTGTGAGAAGCATAACTACTGTTTATCCCATAATTAATCAATTTGTTTTTTGGACTATGTTTATTCTGGGcactttattttagttttcaaaTAATGTGTTAACcatctctgcgtgtgtgtgtggcttatACTTGGATATGCATGGATTTTACAAAGGAGAGTGGCGCACTTTAAAAGGGAATGTTTTGACAAGGCCTGATATGTTGTAGATTTTCACTCTAACTAAAAGTAGTAAACAGGgcagcctgtctgtctgtgatagCACTGGAGTCTGCATGCTCTCGCAGTAGAGCACTTTGCTTTCTGACTATtattttttcagggttttttttccccaataaaTCATCCTGCAACTGAAGTTGTATAGCAAGTGCTCATTTTTGTAACTTCTGACTACAGATCATCGAGATCATCTAAAAGTACTGTTCATcaactttttgttcttctgaatCTGAAACGGTCTGCAGTGGTTTTTAACAAGGTGTCCAGTGAGGTGTCTTATTTTAAGATTCACACCCTCAGATGCTTCCATACAGGAGACTGTAGATATATTAGGGGTGGTTGGGTCTTATTATACCTTCCTTGGAGCTGATATGTTCTTTCCATTGCAGGATGTTCGTTTGCTGCCCTTCCTACGTTCCAAAAACAATCGATTGATTCCAGATCCCGGGTTTCACACTTAAGATCACTGTCATCAGGAGGATCTAAGTTTGTGGCAAATACcaggaaaaacagaagcacatttaaaagagaaccATTTATTTACAAGATCAATTTGAGAAACCACAATCTCAAATGCTACATCATACTTACAGCTGGCGTGAAAACTGGCTCCGTTGATGTTTCCTTTGGTTGTTTCACATCGTACATCACTATAGTTTTCTGATTCTTGGTCCAGGTGAACAGTCAGGGAGTGCACATGTTCACTGATCTTTGTAGTTGTTACATTAGTGCCTTTGTAGTCATATAGAAACATTGTTTTAATACTTTCCCCATCTGGCACCATGCAGCAGAATGTGGCTGTGCTGCCCACCTCCAATATTTGGTCTCTTGGGAGAACCAGTATTTCACCCTGGTCTGAAGAAGCACAGTGATAAGAATAAACGAGACTGTAAAGTGTTTAAGAATCAAAAAAGATCAAATGATTTGAACTTAATATTAACCAGGTAGTGTCTTCTGCATCCATGGGCTTGATTGGTTGTTGTATTGGGACCTGAGCCGGACTGAATGGCGAGCACACTGCGATGGTAAATGGGAAGTCCATTTCCAGGAATGAGTAGATCCTATCTGTGCAGGTGCCACAACAACTTCACCCTACAACATTATCATAAACACATTAGAGGAACAGCTTTTTGTTTGGAGGCTACAGAAGTGAGGATTATAGTTACCCATAATAATCTCTTACATTGTGTTCAGGTTTGTCTGCAATGAGAAGCTGCAGCTCGTACACGAGCCCATCTCGTATCACAGAGCAAGAAGGGTCATCTTCCCACTTTAACAGGAAACTGTCGTAGTCAAGAGTCACATTCTGAGGTCCACAACGCAAAACACCTAAAGGAAGTGACCACAGGACATTTTATGGTTAAAGTGACCTGAACAATTCTTCACAGTCATCGTTGGGCTATTTGAACAGCAGTCAGTGAGGACACAGCCAGTGGTGCCAATAGTGTCGTCACTGCCCGGGCATCAAATACTGATGTTTTGTTAAAGATTTTGTTAAAAACTGTTGCCTAAAATGGAGTTCATCTATTCTTCATTTGAGATATCCTTAAAAGGTGTGTCAATTCCCATAGATGTGTCACCCTGTTCAAAATGCCCAGCTTTACagcaaaacatgtttacagcctcatacaatttttttttttttttttttttttgcacttggtAACAAATTTCACTCATGCAGCAACTGTTTAAGTTGTATTAAGACTCCTCATTATACATTTCAGGCAGATTTTGACTAGCAAATGGGTCCAAATAGGGCACTAGTTCTCTCTTGCCTCAGCTAATTCAAGTAGATTTATCTGTTCTCCGTGCTGAGGGTCAACCTGCTTTCATCTGTGAAAAGAACAGGTTGTCAGAATGTCCATCACTGCAATCTATGGCAGATGCCACTCGGACGTGACGATGGATAACCACCCTAATGAAGtcagtttctgattgtttggtcagaaaGATTCCCTGCCTCTCTTCCTTACTCCCACTCATCTCTGCTATCCTCCTTATTCAAGATTGCTTCAGTCACTCCCATACTGAAAAAACCTTCTTTAGACCCTAACAACTTGAACAACCTTCGTCCGATATCTAATAAGTAGTTGCAGTTCAACTTCATTCACACTTGGTTAATATAAAACATCTACAAGAGATTTTAATCTGGTTTTCGTTCATGTCACAGTAAAGAAACTGCTTTACTTGAAGTCACTAATGATCTTCTAATCGGAGCCGACTCTGCTCATTCTCATCCTTTTAGATCTGAGCTCAGCCTTCGACACCATCTTTCACTCTGTCCTTATAAGCAGACTCTCCTCTCTTGGCATCTCTGACCAGTGTTGGtgaagttacttgaaaaaagtaatcagtaactaattactgattacttcccccaaaaagtaatcccgttactttactgattacttcttttcaaaagtaattaattacttagttacttagttactttttaaaaacacgatttacaacctgaagaggtgataaagcgatagatctttcagcccaattctactttttctgcataatccatcatacaaaatgtaatcaaatggaaaagtctcttttttttttaacttgttttatcggttttaatcttttaactttatggatcaagcaaaaatttaattatatgcaacattctttgacttgaagaaattagtttaacatttaaacctattttctgcacattccagcacataaaataaaatattttttgtgtttacactcactctttcaaatagatgcaagtaaaacacagcagaaaataaataaagtcaaagactcagcagtcctgttgctctattttcacctgtaaagcaggactgaggtaggcggaggtttaccctggtgcaggtgtgccgcggtcagttgaagaatccgcgactttctctgtgagtttcccattacgtcatggcgcactcggtgcttgcttggaagtttagggtttttttcgctgtaaaaagaagttttcttcccacgcacgatggacgctaatgtttttgtcactttttatggaatcaaactcaaagtaaggtcagtacttccacgctttaaacgctgcacgctcatactctctcccacaatcgatatgtgatccattgttgatctgcacacagctgttgtcactaacggcgcactcgcttacgtcactgtcgtgagacattctcgcaaaaaatcacggttttagtaacgcagtaacgcagcgttcctacgggaaagtaacggtaatctaattaccgattttgcaatagtaatcccttactttactcgttacttgaaaaaagtaatcagattacagtaacgcgttacaagtaacgcgttacaagtaacgcgttactgcccatctctgtctcTGACACACAGATATGATTGAACCCCTGCTTTCAATCATATCTCCTCGACCGCTCCCAGTTTATTCAACTGAAATCATTCCACTCTCGTCTATTCCCGGTCACTTCTGGTGTACCCTAAGGTTCAGTCTTAGACCCTCTTCTCTTCATAATATACATCCTCCCTCTAGGTACCATTTTCCACAAATTTGATCTtcactttcactgttttgctgatgacacccagttacaTCTCTCCTGCAGACCtgattcctccctcccacctGCTTCCCTTACAGAATGTCTATCCGAATTAAAATTCTGGTTTAGCTCTAATTTTCTAAAgctcaatgaggataaaactgaaatcctccttattggcaccaaatccaaccttttgaaggcgAAACATTTCTCACTCACCATCGATAACTCCACAGTTTTGCCTTCTTctcaggttaagagccttggtgtcacATTAGACAGTTCACTTTCCTACAAGTCTCACATCAGGAATCTCACCCGTTCTGCCTATTTCCATCTACGCAACATTAACAGATTACGTCCTTCTCTTTACACACAGTCCACGTCCATTCTTGTCCACGGTCTTGTTACCTCCCGTATTGGCTACTGCAATTGTCTTttgcatggtctcccccaaaaatccctccataagcttcaactggttcacaactctgctgctcggattatcaccagaaccccgtcctaccagcacatcacccctgttcttcaggaatatgtctgtgaaggttctcagtcatccaggtcatcgtagtcaaaggagcttgcaaagaaaagcgtctggacttctttaagttgcttgaagacgtttcacctctcatccgagaagcttcttcagttctaaggtcaaatggtggagagtcccagatataaacctagtgggagtgaccccccacagagggacaaaaggaccccctgatgatcctctaatcgcctggaAGTTCTTCTCCTGGAagttcttcaggaacttcacttcttctgctcaccttcaaggccattcataacctcGCACCTCCTTACGTTTCTGACCTGTTAAGCACTACCTTTCCTGCCCGCTCACTTCGATCTTCTTCTGTCCAGCttgttgtgccttattttgGCCTCACCACCACAGGAAGCAGAGcttttagctgctctgctcccaggctgtggcGCTCTACCACCAGATATAAGAAAcattggttctctcccccagtttaaatctcAACTCAAAACCCATCAGTTCAAATCTGTATATTCACTGTTTGTTAATTATAtcctgtgcttttgttttattgttcttcatAGTGTCATTGTtatattatgtgtttttatctattgtacagtgtccttgggtgtctTGAAAGGcgctttaaaaattaaatgtattatcattattattattattattacagcagTGGCATGGTGGAGGTCATTTTGTGGAGCTCTGGCAGAGCTCATCCTTGCAGAAAGAAACAGATACAGGTCCTGCTGCTGGGCCCTGTCCAGCTGTCCTACCTGTCTCCTGGAATTTCCCCAAACCTTTCTGATTCCaagatatttccttttttttttttttttggggggggggggggggtcaccaTTGGTCCAGCCACAAACTACATGTTTCATTTCCTTTAAGCTCCCTTCATAAATACTTAGATCAAATATTGCAGCCTACCCTGTCTAATAATACTGTTTAATACATTCCACATACCTTTAATACATTTCTATTATtctgtaatattttattatacatctttgtaattttttatatatttttgtttcctttcttcTGTATTGTTCTATTATAATTTGCCTGTaaacaacatttacatttcacctgtAAAAGCCACTCTTCTGTCAGTGATCAATTTTATGTTCTGTCACCCACCCAtcgctcttttttttaaaaaaaatcacaagtttTCTGGGGGAACCTCAGAGGGCACAAATAGTTTAAAAGC
This Astatotilapia calliptera chromosome 7, fAstCal1.2, whole genome shotgun sequence DNA region includes the following protein-coding sequences:
- the LOC113026113 gene encoding leukemia inhibitory factor receptor-like — encoded protein: MIAWLLLLSLSTTSTQDGQENSVLRCGPQNVTLDYDSFLLKWEDDPSCSVIRDGLVYELQLLIADKPEHNGEVVVAPAQIGSTHSWKWTSHLPSQCARHSVRLRSQYNNQSSPWMQKTLPDQGEILVLPRDQILEVGSTATFCCMVPDGESIKTMFLYDYKGTNVTTTKISEHVHSLTVHLDQESENYSDVRCETTKGNINGASFHASYPPDDSDLKCETRDLESIDCFWNVGRAANEHPAMERTYQLQGSSCINGRSGKCSQKVKLDAAERNWTLTATNRLGKLEIHDNADLTKRVHMVAPDKVAASTVNPRNISLKWSWTVQKYSNLNITCQVDVSDGNSNTKTENIGVGLTAAVIKDLIPYWDYVVRVRCGTAQHFWKWGDWSKSVKICTKGDVPDALDVWMKVKADQAVISWKVPLTNQSHGEIFDYKVSWAKTKDKNQSNQTNVSRSNHSLTLTLDPSEEYMVTVTARNINGSSSPSTIIIPRSNLDTSEVKTSWISGSNGSFFLSWPDSPNASCGYIVDWCPVFGNCTFEWMKVPPNRTHTTVFSKNFEDGRRYLLSIYACTEGAAVLLQRRKGYIRETKIGVELFKLKYKQEDSAVEVSWEPIPLEKQTASIHGYILYYQDKSGNVFNVSTDDPEATSLTAKNLNISMYTFTVTASTAFGLCGNSSINVTLNPPADQLIMLILISLGAVFLILSVSTIICYRQWACIKHKVYPPIPKPVLTDQWLTLPDEHTSHHLHFDQSYYREVLDIPKLHDQFRPPQPEVDQDYKPFTFSQTPKGYYNKPLKKSQPCLTLPTTGLTSQPGLPSSPINGVFPNPLYNPSYNLVLQSVDREVKSGPEVHEGIPFIRSFSGYQPQSPDETFTTTELEEYPNSPISCVSTYILLPQKTSN